A portion of the Rhodopseudomonas sp. BAL398 genome contains these proteins:
- a CDS encoding 4Fe-4S dicluster domain-containing protein, whose product MNRFVIADPGRCIGCNTCMAACSSVHIAVGLQALPRLTVTRTFEVTAPILCRHCEDAPCARVCPVDAIKLTGDQVELNEQKCIGCKLCAIACPFGAITPSGTPISGVAGIKIGFPTHSAALNPMLAWDIGVKAVAVKCDLCEFLETGPECVRSCPTDALRIVNDIGLDDSSAAKRLASAVAGAALNTVGFDAPTTGPRPAPSTEERN is encoded by the coding sequence ATGAACCGTTTTGTCATCGCGGACCCCGGGCGATGCATCGGCTGCAACACCTGCATGGCGGCTTGTTCGTCGGTGCATATTGCGGTCGGGTTGCAGGCGCTGCCGCGGCTTACCGTGACGCGGACGTTTGAAGTCACCGCGCCGATCCTGTGTCGGCATTGCGAGGACGCCCCCTGCGCCCGGGTCTGCCCGGTCGACGCGATCAAGCTCACCGGCGACCAGGTCGAACTCAACGAACAGAAGTGCATCGGCTGCAAGCTGTGCGCGATCGCTTGTCCGTTCGGCGCGATCACGCCCTCGGGCACGCCGATCTCCGGCGTCGCGGGCATCAAGATCGGCTTCCCGACTCACTCGGCGGCGCTCAACCCGATGCTGGCCTGGGACATCGGGGTGAAGGCGGTCGCGGTGAAGTGCGACCTTTGCGAATTTTTGGAGACCGGGCCGGAATGCGTTCGGTCCTGTCCCACCGACGCTTTGCGGATCGTCAACGACATCGGGCTCGACGATTCGAGCGCCGCCAAGCGGCTGGCCAGCGCTGTCGCCGGCGCCGCGCTGAATACGGTCGGTTTTGACGCTCCGACCACCGGCCCCCGTCCAGCGCCATCGACTGAGGAGCGCAACTGA
- a CDS encoding 4Fe-4S dicluster domain-containing protein, which produces MNRFIVCEPNKCIGCHTCEVACVLAHEPSNAVGALSPANFAPRLKLMLTGTVSTPVTCHHCEDAPCLNACPSGAIFYSAGTVQVDQSRCLGCKTCVVACPFGVMEVVTHPIERTFAGLKVADGVKAEAHKCDLCINRDQGPACIEVCPTAALRVMDEDMMTELQNQRRHRSALGAALTGTAL; this is translated from the coding sequence ATGAACCGTTTCATTGTCTGCGAACCCAACAAGTGCATCGGCTGCCATACCTGTGAGGTCGCCTGTGTGCTTGCGCATGAGCCGTCGAACGCGGTGGGGGCTCTGTCCCCCGCCAACTTCGCGCCGCGCCTCAAGCTGATGCTCACCGGCACGGTCTCGACGCCCGTGACCTGTCACCATTGCGAGGATGCGCCCTGCCTCAACGCCTGCCCGAGCGGAGCCATCTTCTATAGCGCCGGCACCGTGCAGGTTGATCAGTCACGTTGCCTGGGCTGCAAGACCTGCGTCGTCGCCTGCCCGTTCGGCGTGATGGAAGTCGTCACCCATCCGATCGAACGCACCTTCGCGGGGCTCAAGGTCGCCGACGGCGTCAAGGCCGAAGCGCACAAATGCGATCTATGCATCAACCGCGACCAAGGTCCGGCCTGTATCGAAGTTTGCCCGACCGCGGCGTTGCGCGTGATGGACGAAGACATGATGACGGAGCTGCAGAATCAGCGCCGGCACCGCTCCGCGCTCGGCGCCGCGCTCACCGGCACCGCACTCTGA
- the fdhF gene encoding formate dehydrogenase subunit alpha, with product MEKFISVCPYCGSGCKLNLLVENDKVVGAEPLDGVTNQGELCLKGYYGWDFINDTKILTPRLRQPMIRRSRDAELEPVSWDEAIAYTAKRLGDIKKKHGPDSIMLTGSSRGTGNESNYIAQKFARAVIGTNNIDCCARVCHGPSVSGLMVTLGNGAMSNSICEIEDTDCILCFGYNAADSHPIVARRIIKAKEKGAKIITCDPRFIETARISDMWLGMKNGSNMALVNAFANVLITENLYDKDYVANFTEGFDEYKKTVEKYTPEYVEDITGIKASEIRKAMRMYAAAKSATILWGMGVTQWGQGVDVVKGLSGLALLTGNLGRPNVGVGPVRGQNNVQGACDMGVLPNVFPGYEYVTDPAARAKFAKAWGVPSLPDKIGMSLTDVPHAAEDGKLKAMYIFGEDPAQTEPDLDAVRKGFAALDFIIVQDIFMTKTAMYADVILPATSWGEHDGVFTSADRGFQRFYTAVSAKGDVKHDWEIYSLLATAMGYPMKYNSAEQVWTEMISLCDLYTGATYERLSGLGYIQWPCLDEKSPGTKYLYEGNKFQTKSGKGLLFASEWRPPLEKVDAEFPLGLCTVREVGHYSCRSMTGNCAALTALADEPGYVTINPADAKKLGIKDDQLVYVVSRRGKIISRAKLTDRTNLGMVYMTYQWWIGACNELTVHHVDPIAKTPEYKFAAVRVEAIADQVWAESKVQQDYTGLKQRLAAAASPADASKVVQPA from the coding sequence ATGGAAAAATTCATTTCTGTCTGTCCGTATTGCGGCTCCGGCTGCAAGCTCAACCTGCTCGTCGAGAACGACAAGGTGGTCGGCGCCGAACCACTCGACGGCGTGACCAATCAGGGCGAATTGTGCCTGAAGGGTTATTACGGCTGGGACTTCATCAACGACACCAAGATCCTCACGCCCCGGCTGCGTCAGCCGATGATCCGTCGCAGCCGCGATGCCGAGCTCGAACCGGTGTCGTGGGACGAGGCCATCGCCTACACCGCCAAGCGGCTCGGCGACATCAAGAAGAAGCACGGCCCCGATTCGATCATGCTGACCGGCTCGTCGCGCGGCACCGGCAATGAATCGAACTACATCGCGCAGAAATTCGCCCGCGCGGTGATCGGAACCAACAATATCGATTGCTGCGCCCGCGTCTGCCACGGTCCGTCGGTGTCGGGCCTGATGGTTACGCTCGGCAATGGCGCCATGAGCAACTCGATCTGCGAGATCGAGGATACCGACTGCATCCTGTGCTTCGGCTACAACGCGGCCGATAGCCATCCGATCGTCGCGCGTCGCATCATCAAGGCCAAGGAAAAGGGCGCCAAGATCATCACCTGCGATCCGCGCTTCATCGAAACCGCGCGCATCTCCGACATGTGGCTCGGCATGAAGAACGGCTCCAACATGGCGCTGGTCAATGCTTTCGCCAATGTGTTGATCACCGAAAACCTTTACGACAAAGACTATGTGGCAAATTTCACCGAAGGTTTCGACGAATACAAGAAGACCGTCGAGAAATACACGCCCGAATACGTTGAAGACATCACCGGCATCAAGGCATCGGAGATCCGCAAGGCGATGCGGATGTACGCCGCCGCCAAGTCGGCGACGATCCTGTGGGGCATGGGCGTCACCCAATGGGGCCAGGGTGTCGATGTGGTGAAGGGGCTGTCCGGCCTGGCGCTGCTGACCGGCAATCTCGGTCGTCCGAATGTCGGCGTCGGCCCGGTTCGTGGCCAGAACAACGTCCAGGGCGCCTGCGACATGGGCGTGCTGCCGAACGTGTTCCCCGGCTATGAATACGTCACCGATCCGGCCGCGCGGGCGAAGTTCGCCAAGGCCTGGGGCGTGCCGAGCCTGCCCGACAAGATCGGCATGTCGCTGACCGACGTGCCGCACGCCGCCGAGGACGGCAAGCTGAAGGCGATGTACATCTTCGGCGAAGACCCGGCCCAGACCGAGCCGGACCTCGACGCGGTACGCAAGGGCTTTGCGGCGCTCGACTTCATCATCGTCCAGGACATCTTCATGACCAAGACGGCGATGTATGCGGATGTGATCCTGCCCGCCACCTCATGGGGCGAGCATGACGGCGTGTTCACCTCGGCCGATCGCGGCTTCCAGCGCTTCTACACCGCGGTCAGCGCCAAGGGCGACGTCAAGCACGACTGGGAGATCTATAGCCTGCTCGCGACCGCTATGGGTTATCCGATGAAGTACAACAGCGCCGAGCAAGTCTGGACCGAGATGATTTCTCTGTGCGACCTCTACACCGGCGCGACCTATGAGCGGCTGTCCGGACTGGGCTACATCCAGTGGCCCTGCCTCGACGAAAAGAGCCCGGGCACGAAGTATCTCTACGAAGGCAACAAGTTCCAGACCAAGAGCGGAAAGGGCCTGTTGTTCGCCTCCGAATGGCGTCCGCCGTTGGAGAAGGTCGACGCGGAATTCCCGCTCGGCCTCTGCACGGTCCGCGAAGTCGGGCACTATTCCTGCCGCTCGATGACCGGCAACTGCGCCGCCCTCACTGCGCTCGCGGACGAGCCGGGTTATGTCACCATCAACCCGGCCGACGCCAAGAAGCTCGGAATCAAGGACGACCAGCTGGTCTACGTCGTTTCGCGTCGGGGCAAGATCATTTCACGCGCGAAATTGACCGACCGCACCAATCTCGGGATGGTCTATATGACCTACCAATGGTGGATCGGCGCGTGCAACGAGCTGACCGTGCATCACGTCGACCCGATCGCCAAGACGCCGGAATACAAATTCGCCGCGGTGCGCGTCGAAGCCATCGCCGATCAAGTCTGGGCTGAGTCGAAAGTGCAGCAGGACTACACCGGCCTGAAGCAGCGTCTTGCGGCAGCCGCCAGCCCGGCTGACGCCAGCAAGGTGGTTCAACCCGCCTAA
- a CDS encoding hydrogenase maturation nickel metallochaperone HypA: MHEMTICEQIIGQLEDERLRRGFAMVKRLRLEIGLLSCLDPDALRYAFEISTRDTFLDGVVLQIDRPPGQAKCLDCGAEVTVSSRLDICPSCGGNRLDASGGTQMRLIEMEIQGQIDLKQNAL, translated from the coding sequence ATGCACGAAATGACAATTTGCGAGCAGATCATCGGCCAGCTTGAAGATGAGCGCCTTCGCCGGGGCTTTGCGATGGTGAAGCGGCTGCGCCTCGAGATCGGCCTTTTGAGCTGCCTCGATCCGGACGCGCTGCGCTATGCGTTTGAAATCTCCACCCGGGACACTTTCCTGGACGGCGTCGTGTTGCAGATCGACCGGCCGCCGGGCCAGGCCAAATGCCTGGATTGCGGCGCCGAGGTCACGGTCTCCAGCCGACTCGATATTTGCCCGAGTTGCGGCGGCAATCGCCTCGACGCCTCCGGCGGCACCCAGATGCGTTTGATCGAGATGGAGATCCAGGGCCAGATCGATCTGAAGCAGAACGCGCTGTAG
- a CDS encoding addiction module antidote protein has protein sequence MKVSKLKKFDAAEHLRTPAARAEYLNLVLADGDPAEIRDALNLVARAQGMSAIAKAAGVTREGLYKTLGENGNPEFATILRVFRAMGIRLTAELAEAKPKKKAVA, from the coding sequence ATGAAGGTCAGCAAGCTCAAGAAGTTCGATGCCGCCGAGCATCTTCGCACGCCGGCGGCGCGCGCGGAATATCTCAACCTCGTGCTCGCCGATGGCGATCCCGCCGAAATCCGCGACGCCCTCAATCTCGTCGCCAGAGCCCAGGGCATGAGCGCGATCGCCAAGGCCGCCGGGGTGACCAGGGAGGGGCTTTACAAGACGCTCGGTGAGAATGGCAATCCGGAGTTCGCCACCATCCTGCGGGTCTTCCGGGCGATGGGAATCCGGCTGACGGCAGAACTGGCCGAAGCCAAGCCGAAGAAGAAAGCCGTGGCGTAG
- a CDS encoding xanthine dehydrogenase family protein molybdopterin-binding subunit — MTRTLTMDRPDERNRLDLMHQGVIGKPLDRPDGPAKTTGTATYAAEYPISGCVEGVIVTATISKGEVTAIDDSTVLRMPGVIAVISDERMTARSAQGGAGKAPVQKVRQVEFFGQPIAVVVAETFEQARDAAKQLQVSYRADDDVAVDQHARDVPLESQDGATTQGDLGKAMSEAAAAVDATYTTESHNSAAMEPHASIAHWDGDTLTLYSSLQMLKYNVKELADSLGLAPDKVRLIAPYVGGGFGSKLGISVEGTAAAVAAMKLERPVRVVLSRQQVFQCVTRRSETSQRLRLAVDRDGRLTGFGHEARVSNLPGETFAEPVTQASEFLYAGENRTLSVDLARIHVLTAGSVRAPGEAVGMQVLESAMDELANAIGIDPVELRLRNIPERHPSQDIPYGSRKLAECLKQGAARFGWDGANRKPGMRREGEWWIGTGMASAARVHNLNEAQARVTLHADGSAVVASDMTDIGTGSYAILGQIAGEMLGLDPKRVAVRLGDSAFPPGSGSGGSWGAASTGSAVFEACEVIRQQLADRLGCAEDQLKLQDGFAETGNRRVALAELLDGEEIEEIGHFKAGKIADAFAAAMYGAFFVEVAVNAYTGETRVRRFNGTFGLGRVLNAKTATSQCMGGMVWGIGSALTEEMVFDKRDGHLVNPDFAEYHVPVNLDVPHLDVVLLEERDPAASPLQAKGVGELGICGAAGAICNAIYHACGVRVRSFPITPDKILAGLPEP, encoded by the coding sequence ATGACCCGCACGCTGACAATGGACCGGCCCGACGAGCGCAACCGGCTCGACCTAATGCATCAAGGTGTGATCGGCAAGCCTCTGGACCGACCGGACGGGCCGGCCAAGACCACCGGCACCGCCACCTATGCGGCCGAATATCCGATCAGCGGTTGCGTTGAGGGCGTGATCGTCACCGCGACGATCAGCAAGGGCGAGGTTACGGCGATCGACGACAGCACAGTCTTGAGAATGCCCGGCGTGATCGCCGTAATTTCCGACGAGCGGATGACCGCGCGCTCGGCGCAGGGCGGCGCCGGCAAGGCCCCGGTCCAGAAGGTGCGGCAGGTGGAATTTTTCGGCCAGCCGATCGCCGTGGTGGTCGCCGAGACCTTCGAGCAGGCGCGCGATGCGGCCAAGCAGCTGCAAGTGAGCTATCGGGCCGATGACGACGTGGCCGTCGACCAGCACGCACGGGATGTGCCGCTGGAAAGTCAGGACGGCGCCACCACCCAGGGTGACCTGGGAAAGGCAATGAGCGAGGCCGCCGCTGCGGTCGACGCCACCTACACCACCGAATCCCACAACAGCGCGGCGATGGAGCCGCATGCCAGCATCGCGCACTGGGACGGCGATACGCTGACGCTGTATTCCAGCCTGCAGATGCTCAAATACAACGTCAAGGAATTGGCCGACTCGCTCGGGCTCGCCCCCGACAAGGTGCGCCTGATCGCGCCTTATGTGGGCGGCGGTTTCGGCTCGAAGCTCGGCATCAGCGTCGAGGGCACGGCGGCCGCGGTCGCCGCGATGAAGCTGGAACGGCCGGTACGCGTGGTGCTGTCGCGCCAGCAGGTGTTTCAATGCGTGACGCGCCGCTCCGAGACCTCGCAGCGGCTCCGTCTTGCTGTTGATCGTGACGGGCGCCTGACCGGATTTGGCCATGAAGCGCGCGTGTCGAATCTGCCCGGAGAGACATTCGCCGAGCCGGTGACGCAGGCCAGCGAATTTCTCTACGCCGGTGAAAACCGGACGCTGAGCGTCGATCTGGCACGGATTCATGTTCTGACAGCCGGATCGGTCCGCGCGCCGGGCGAGGCGGTGGGGATGCAGGTGCTGGAATCGGCGATGGACGAACTCGCTAACGCCATCGGCATTGATCCGGTCGAATTGCGGCTGCGCAACATCCCCGAACGGCATCCGAGCCAGGACATTCCCTACGGTTCGCGCAAGCTGGCCGAATGTCTCAAGCAAGGCGCGGCGCGCTTCGGCTGGGACGGCGCCAACCGCAAGCCGGGCATGAGGCGCGAAGGCGAGTGGTGGATCGGCACCGGGATGGCGAGCGCCGCGCGGGTCCACAATCTCAACGAGGCGCAGGCACGGGTGACGCTGCATGCCGACGGCAGCGCGGTCGTCGCCAGCGATATGACCGATATCGGCACCGGCAGCTACGCCATTCTCGGCCAGATCGCCGGGGAGATGCTCGGGCTTGATCCGAAGCGGGTCGCGGTGCGACTGGGCGATTCGGCATTCCCGCCGGGGTCGGGCTCGGGCGGCAGCTGGGGCGCGGCGTCGACCGGCTCGGCGGTGTTCGAGGCCTGCGAGGTGATCCGCCAGCAGCTCGCGGACCGGCTCGGCTGCGCCGAGGACCAGCTCAAATTGCAGGACGGCTTCGCCGAGACCGGCAACCGGCGCGTCGCCTTGGCTGAACTACTCGACGGCGAGGAGATCGAGGAAATCGGTCACTTCAAGGCCGGCAAGATCGCCGATGCCTTTGCCGCCGCGATGTATGGCGCGTTCTTCGTCGAAGTCGCGGTCAATGCCTATACGGGCGAAACAAGGGTGCGGCGCTTCAACGGCACTTTCGGCCTGGGCCGCGTGCTCAACGCCAAGACCGCGACGTCGCAATGCATGGGCGGCATGGTCTGGGGCATCGGCAGCGCGCTGACCGAGGAAATGGTGTTCGACAAGCGCGACGGCCATCTGGTCAATCCGGACTTTGCCGAATACCACGTGCCGGTCAATCTCGACGTGCCGCATCTCGACGTGGTGCTGCTCGAGGAGCGCGACCCGGCGGCGAGCCCGCTTCAGGCTAAGGGCGTCGGCGAGCTCGGCATTTGTGGCGCGGCCGGCGCGATCTGCAACGCAATCTACCACGCCTGCGGCGTCCGCGTGCGCAGCTTCCCGATCACGCCCGACAAGATCCTCGCCGGCCTGCCGGAGCCGTAG
- a CDS encoding FAD binding domain-containing protein, which yields MKPFAYSRADRLDRATQLAQDGGRLIAGGTNLLDLMKLEVETPDALVDINRLPLGGIEAEGDGLRIGALVSNSACAADARIRRDYPVLARAILAGATFQLRNKATTAGNLCQRTRCYYFYNTDMACNKREPGSGCSAIGGANRIHAVLGASEHCIATYPGDMAVALAALDATVEIATADGGKRSVAVRGFHRLPGDAPDKDNVLEPGEVITAVVLPTPAGGRQLYRKVRDRSSYAFALVSIAAMVRMDGATISSAALAFGGLAHKPWHDPRIDALLTGAAPSDALFDKAADLLLEGAAGHGDNDFKILLARRTLKAVLRDATGDAA from the coding sequence TTGAAACCCTTCGCATATAGCCGTGCCGATCGGCTCGATCGCGCCACGCAATTGGCCCAGGATGGCGGCCGGCTGATCGCCGGCGGCACCAATCTGCTTGATCTGATGAAATTGGAAGTCGAGACGCCCGACGCGTTGGTCGACATCAATCGCCTGCCGCTCGGCGGCATCGAGGCCGAGGGCGACGGGCTTCGGATCGGCGCGCTGGTGAGCAATAGCGCCTGCGCCGCGGACGCCCGCATCCGTCGCGACTATCCGGTGCTGGCACGCGCGATTCTCGCTGGCGCGACGTTTCAGCTGCGCAACAAGGCCACCACGGCCGGCAATCTGTGCCAGCGCACGCGGTGCTACTATTTCTACAACACCGACATGGCGTGCAACAAGCGCGAGCCGGGCAGCGGCTGCTCGGCGATCGGCGGCGCCAATCGAATCCACGCGGTGTTGGGCGCCAGCGAGCACTGCATCGCCACCTATCCGGGCGATATGGCGGTCGCCCTTGCGGCCCTGGATGCGACGGTCGAGATCGCAACGGCCGATGGCGGCAAGCGCAGCGTGGCGGTGCGCGGTTTCCATCGCCTGCCGGGCGATGCGCCGGACAAGGACAATGTGCTGGAGCCCGGCGAGGTGATCACCGCCGTCGTGCTGCCGACGCCGGCCGGCGGGCGGCAGCTCTATCGCAAGGTGCGCGACCGGTCGTCCTACGCCTTCGCGCTGGTTTCGATCGCCGCGATGGTGCGGATGGACGGCGCGACGATCAGCTCCGCCGCGCTCGCCTTCGGCGGGCTGGCGCACAAGCCCTGGCACGATCCGCGGATCGACGCGCTGCTGACCGGCGCCGCGCCATCGGACGCGCTGTTCGACAAGGCGGCCGACCTGCTGCTCGAAGGGGCGGCCGGCCATGGCGATAACGACTTCAAGATTTTGCTCGCCCGACGCACGCTCAAGGCCGTGCTGCGCGACGCCACAGGAGATGCCGCATGA
- a CDS encoding 2Fe-2S iron-sulfur cluster-binding protein, translating into MESPMPLIINEREHALGDDPRTSLLDFLRRDCGLTGTKKGCDHGQCGACTVLVNGQRINSCLTLAIMHDGDSVTTIEGLGTPDNLHPLQAAFVRHDGYQCGYCTPGQICSAQGMLAEAELGWPSYVSDDLTAEVTLTPDEIRERMSGNLCRCGAYSNIVDAIVYVKEGGH; encoded by the coding sequence ATGGAGTCCCCAATGCCACTCATTATCAATGAACGAGAGCATGCGCTCGGAGACGATCCGCGCACCAGCCTGCTCGATTTCTTGCGCCGCGATTGCGGCCTGACCGGAACCAAGAAAGGTTGCGATCACGGCCAGTGCGGCGCCTGCACCGTGCTGGTCAATGGCCAGCGGATCAATTCCTGCCTAACGCTGGCGATCATGCATGACGGCGATAGCGTCACTACGATCGAGGGGCTGGGCACGCCGGACAATTTGCATCCGTTGCAGGCGGCCTTTGTCCGCCATGACGGCTATCAATGCGGTTACTGCACGCCGGGGCAGATCTGCTCGGCGCAGGGCATGCTGGCGGAAGCCGAGCTGGGATGGCCGAGCTACGTCAGCGACGATCTGACCGCCGAGGTGACGCTGACGCCCGACGAGATCCGCGAACGGATGAGCGGCAATCTGTGCCGCTGCGGCGCCTATTCGAACATTGTCGACGCCATCGTCTACGTGAAGGAGGGCGGACATTGA
- a CDS encoding SDR family NAD(P)-dependent oxidoreductase: MSTSAEPNRTALITGANSGMGKAIAEALAAAGLRIGLVVRDRARGEAALNDIRAATGNRDLHLFVADLADQAAIRALAQEVQARFAQLHLLVNNAGTAFPERRLSPDGIECALAVNHLGPFLLTTLLLDVLKANAPARIVNVGTRIDTAMDFADLNWDHRPYSMMKAYGQSKLGNLHFTFELARRLQSSGVTVNCVFPGVFRSNLGSTDGAQGVLLKLFAHLFGWAIPSSARAARRVLYLANASELAEVSGQYFGNRKTIPAPAQARDAQANRRLWEISEAMTAVEELDPIEADQPRRHTHN; the protein is encoded by the coding sequence ATGAGCACAAGCGCTGAACCAAACAGAACCGCCCTGATCACCGGAGCCAATTCGGGGATGGGCAAAGCCATCGCCGAGGCGCTGGCGGCCGCTGGACTACGCATTGGTCTGGTGGTGCGCGATCGCGCGCGCGGCGAAGCGGCGCTCAACGACATCCGCGCCGCGACCGGCAATCGTGATCTGCATCTTTTCGTCGCCGATCTGGCCGACCAGGCAGCGATCCGCGCGCTGGCGCAGGAGGTGCAGGCGCGTTTTGCGCAATTGCATCTGCTGGTGAACAATGCCGGCACGGCCTTTCCCGAGCGGCGGCTCAGCCCCGACGGCATCGAATGCGCGCTGGCGGTGAATCATCTCGGCCCATTTCTGCTCACCACCTTGCTGCTGGATGTGCTGAAAGCCAACGCGCCGGCGCGGATCGTCAATGTCGGCACCCGTATCGATACCGCGATGGATTTCGCCGATCTGAATTGGGACCACCGCCCCTACAGCATGATGAAGGCCTATGGCCAATCCAAGCTCGGCAATTTGCATTTCACCTTCGAATTGGCGCGCCGGCTTCAGAGCAGCGGCGTGACGGTCAATTGCGTTTTCCCCGGCGTGTTCAGATCGAATCTGGGCAGCACCGATGGCGCACAGGGCGTCTTGCTGAAGCTGTTTGCCCACTTGTTCGGCTGGGCGATCCCCTCCTCCGCGCGAGCGGCGCGCCGCGTGCTCTATCTCGCCAATGCATCTGAGCTGGCGGAGGTGAGCGGTCAATATTTCGGCAATCGAAAGACCATCCCGGCGCCCGCCCAAGCGCGCGACGCGCAAGCAAATCGCCGGCTGTGGGAAATCAGCGAAGCGATGACGGCTGTCGAGGAGCTCGACCCGATCGAAGCCGATCAGCCGCGTCGTCATACCCACAACTGA
- a CDS encoding LysM peptidoglycan-binding domain-containing protein, with protein MMKANIAIIAVAASLAGSAVAHAKTPCGDTTKVERGDSLSSIAERCDISEGTLLQANPNIDGSGDLRVGATVNTTTMANRTGDRLRSFAHGVSSGISRLASEVGSSVDDLLDKNPDLKQRLSSVGDKLTGESVTRKIKLTMTPQQGPTGANVDLAVSGLPAKAAVVIGAGRPGQSYTVLDHAKASEDGTINAKLAVPTWASAKQDLVFVVAADDGDWTIRSAKFDVQ; from the coding sequence ATGATGAAAGCCAACATCGCCATCATCGCGGTTGCCGCCAGCCTCGCCGGCTCGGCGGTGGCCCATGCCAAGACACCATGCGGCGACACCACAAAGGTCGAGCGCGGCGACAGCTTGAGCAGCATCGCAGAGCGCTGTGACATCAGCGAGGGGACCTTGCTGCAAGCCAATCCGAATATCGACGGTTCGGGCGACTTGCGGGTCGGCGCCACGGTCAACACCACCACAATGGCCAACCGCACCGGCGATCGGTTGCGCTCCTTCGCGCACGGCGTCAGCAGCGGCATTTCACGGCTTGCCAGCGAGGTCGGCTCCTCGGTCGACGATCTGCTCGACAAGAACCCCGACCTCAAGCAGCGGCTCAGCAGCGTCGGCGATAAGCTGACCGGCGAATCCGTCACTCGAAAAATCAAGCTGACGATGACGCCGCAACAAGGCCCGACCGGCGCGAATGTCGATCTCGCGGTCTCGGGCCTGCCGGCGAAGGCGGCTGTGGTGATCGGCGCCGGACGGCCCGGCCAATCCTACACCGTGTTGGACCACGCCAAAGCCAGCGAGGACGGCACGATTAACGCCAAGCTCGCCGTGCCGACATGGGCGAGCGCCAAGCAGGATCTTGTGTTCGTCGTCGCCGCCGATGACGGCGATTGGACGATCCGCTCGGCAAAATTCGACGTGCAATGA
- a CDS encoding DUF1328 domain-containing protein — protein MLKWALIFFLISIAAGVFGFTDIAAGTRTIAKWLFFIAIAIFAIFLVMGLLAGELVF, from the coding sequence GTGCTGAAATGGGCCCTGATTTTCTTTCTGATATCGATTGCCGCCGGCGTCTTCGGATTCACCGATATCGCGGCCGGTACCAGAACCATCGCCAAGTGGCTGTTCTTTATCGCGATCGCCATCTTCGCGATCTTCCTGGTGATGGGCCTGCTCGCCGGCGAACTGGTGTTCTGA
- a CDS encoding AI-2E family transporter — translation MGDPSVKHLKDISRTLRITAIGLVLIIVLWGLRDILLLGFAAVLIACVLHGAGDALHRRSGLGEGWSLLAVVLTLLLGLGALLFWRGTVIADHVSQMTDQLSLQLQQLWQQMSGKGWTALLAQQLRSSVESAGKNLSGYVPGVASSVLGIGGSALVVVATALFLAISPRRYIDGALRLVPIGWRPRGREVMLEIGETLQLWFVGQFVDMVIVAVLVGVGLFLLGVPMAPTLALLAGLLNFVPYVGALAGAVPAILVALAQSPSLALWVALLFICVQTLEGNVIAPLIQRRTISLLPALTILSQTVLGTLFGAVGLVVATPLTAAMMTAVRMIYIEDLLERDTGAQDGR, via the coding sequence GTGGGCGATCCGAGTGTCAAACATCTGAAGGATATCAGTCGAACATTGCGGATCACCGCCATTGGTCTGGTGCTGATCATCGTGTTGTGGGGGCTGCGGGATATCCTGCTGTTGGGCTTCGCGGCGGTATTGATCGCCTGCGTGCTGCACGGAGCCGGCGATGCGCTGCATCGGCGCAGCGGGCTTGGCGAAGGCTGGTCGCTGCTGGCGGTGGTGCTGACGCTCTTGCTCGGACTCGGCGCGCTGCTGTTTTGGCGCGGTACCGTGATCGCCGACCACGTCTCGCAGATGACCGATCAATTGAGCCTGCAGCTGCAGCAATTGTGGCAGCAGATGTCCGGCAAGGGGTGGACCGCGCTGCTGGCACAGCAGTTGCGCAGCTCGGTGGAATCGGCAGGCAAAAACCTCAGCGGCTACGTCCCGGGCGTCGCCAGTTCGGTGCTCGGCATTGGCGGCAGCGCGCTGGTGGTGGTGGCCACCGCGCTATTTCTTGCGATCTCGCCGCGGCGCTACATCGACGGCGCGCTGAGGCTGGTGCCGATCGGCTGGCGGCCGCGTGGTCGCGAGGTGATGCTGGAAATCGGCGAGACGCTGCAATTGTGGTTTGTCGGGCAGTTCGTCGACATGGTGATCGTGGCCGTGCTGGTTGGCGTCGGCCTGTTCCTGCTCGGTGTGCCGATGGCGCCGACCCTGGCGCTGCTGGCGGGGCTGTTGAATTTCGTGCCCTATGTGGGGGCGCTGGCCGGCGCGGTGCCGGCGATCCTGGTGGCGTTGGCGCAGTCCCCGAGCCTGGCGCTCTGGGTCGCCCTGCTGTTCATTTGCGTGCAGACGCTGGAAGGCAACGTCATCGCGCCGCTGATTCAGCGCCGCACCATCTCGCTGCTGCCGGCGCTCACGATCCTGTCGCAGACCGTTCTGGGGACGCTGTTCGGCGCGGTCGGCCTGGTGGTAGCGACGCCCCTGACCGCGGCCATGATGACCGCGGTGCGGATGATCTATATCGAAGATCTGCTGGAGCGCGACACCGGCGCGCAGGATGGCCGATGA